A window of Castanea sativa cultivar Marrone di Chiusa Pesio chromosome 1, ASM4071231v1 contains these coding sequences:
- the LOC142631598 gene encoding uncharacterized protein LOC142631598, protein MFTPTLEVVQNIIDDAIDGEHQAEAESAYDSLTSFEFVFIWNLEKETMEITNKLCQALQSQSQDILNAMHLVSSTKALIQKFRDDGWDDLLTTLISFCEKHSIDVPDMNARYVVRRGRARNQQDNITIEHHYRVNYFYAAIDSQLQELNYWFNEDAMELLRLSSALEPREALKSFRSSDLCLLVKNFYPQDFTDYDKQALEKELYHFEHNVVQDPEFKKLKSLSELCQWLVRTRNSEHYKLFYRLVTLVLTLPVSTTTTERAFSAMKVVKTNLRSKMENDFLTNFLMLYIEKDIASTFSLDSIVDDFEDLKERQVPFS, encoded by the coding sequence ATGTTTACTCCAACTCTTGAAGTCGTACAAAATATAATTGACGATGCAATTGATGGAGAACATCAGGCAGAAGCAGAGTCAGCTTATGATAGTTTAACTTCATTTGAATTTGTCTTCATCTGGAATCTTGAGAAAGAAACTATGGAGATTACTAATAAACTTTGTCAAGCTTTGCAAAGTCAATCTCAAGACATTTTAAATGCCATGCATTTAGTTTCATCTACTAAAGCACTTATCCAAAAATTTAGAGATGATGGATGGGATGACTTACTCACCACTTTGATATCATTTTGTGAGAAGCATTCCATTGATGTTCCAGATATGAATGCTCGTTATGTTGTGAGGCGAGGTCGAGCTCGTAATCAGCAAGATAACATTACAATTGAGCATCATTATCgagtaaattatttttatgctGCAATAGATTCTCAACTACAGGAACTAAATTATTGGTTTAATGAAGATGCAATGGAGTTACTTAGGCTTAGCTCAGCTTTAGAACCTCGAGAGGCATTAAAATCTTTCAGAAGTAGTGATCTTTGTTTGTTGGTAAAGAATTTCTATCCACAAGATTTTACAGATTATGACAAACAAGCGTTGGAGAAGGAGCTTTATCATTTTGAGCATAATGTAGTCCAAGATCCagagttcaaaaaattgaaaagtttatcTGAGTTGTGTCAATGGTTAGTGAGAACTAGAAATTCAGAAcactacaaacttttttatagattggtgacacttgtgcTTACTCTTCCAgtttctactactactacagAGCGAGCATTTTCAGCTATGAAAGTTGTCAAAACTAACCTTCGAAGCaaaatggaaaatgattttttgacaAACTTTTTGATGTTATACATTGAAAAGGATATAGCTTCGACATTTAGTTTGGATTCAATCGtagatgattttgaagatttgaaagagCGTCAAGTTCCATTTTCATAG
- the LOC142611260 gene encoding uncharacterized protein LOC142611260 isoform X2: MAQSTLIWAALALLLVSSTLGSSDVPFIVAHKKASLTRLKSGAERVSVSIHIYNQGSSTAYDVSLTDDSWSQDVFDIVSGNTSNSWERLDGGGLLTHSFELEGKTKGLFYGAPAVITFRIPTKAALQEAYSTPILPLDVLADRPPEKKFEGAKRLLAKYGSLITVISFMVLFVYLIVTPSKSNAGKGSKKKR, translated from the exons ATGGCTCAGTCAACCTTGATCTGGGCTGCGTTGGCTCTACTGCTCGTTTCGTCAACGCTGGGCAGCTCCGACGTGCCCTTCATCGTGGCCCACAAGAAGGCCTCCCTCACCAGACTCAAGTCCGGCGCCGAACGCGTCTCCGTCTCCATCCATATCTACAACCAAGGATCCTC GACTGCATATGATGTGAGTCTTACTGATGATTCATGGTCTCAAGACGTATTTGATATTGTCAGCGGTAACACGTCAAACTCATGGGAAAGGCTTGATGG TGGTGGTCTTCTAACCCACTCATTTGAATTGGAGGGCAAAACAAAAGGATTGTTCTATGGTGCTCCAGCTGTCATCACATTCCGTATCCCCACTAAGGCTGCCCTACAG GAGGCATATTCAACGCCAATACTGCCTTTAGATGTCCTTGCAGATAGACCTCCTGAGAAGAAGTTTGAGGGG GCTAAG AGATTGCTGGCAAAATATGGCTCTCTAATTACTGTGATCTCCTTTATGGTCCTGTTTGTGTACCTGATCGTCACCCCATCAAAATCCAATGCCGGCAAAGGAAGCAAGAAGAAGCGCTAA
- the LOC142611260 gene encoding uncharacterized protein LOC142611260 isoform X1 produces the protein MAQSTLIWAALALLLVSSTLGSSDVPFIVAHKKASLTRLKSGAERVSVSIHIYNQGSSTAYDVSLTDDSWSQDVFDIVSGNTSNSWERLDGGGLLTHSFELEGKTKGLFYGAPAVITFRIPTKAALQEAYSTPILPLDVLADRPPEKKFEGVKIAGKIWLSNYCDLLYGPVCVPDRHPIKIQCRQRKQEEALNIKRLDFNG, from the exons ATGGCTCAGTCAACCTTGATCTGGGCTGCGTTGGCTCTACTGCTCGTTTCGTCAACGCTGGGCAGCTCCGACGTGCCCTTCATCGTGGCCCACAAGAAGGCCTCCCTCACCAGACTCAAGTCCGGCGCCGAACGCGTCTCCGTCTCCATCCATATCTACAACCAAGGATCCTC GACTGCATATGATGTGAGTCTTACTGATGATTCATGGTCTCAAGACGTATTTGATATTGTCAGCGGTAACACGTCAAACTCATGGGAAAGGCTTGATGG TGGTGGTCTTCTAACCCACTCATTTGAATTGGAGGGCAAAACAAAAGGATTGTTCTATGGTGCTCCAGCTGTCATCACATTCCGTATCCCCACTAAGGCTGCCCTACAG GAGGCATATTCAACGCCAATACTGCCTTTAGATGTCCTTGCAGATAGACCTCCTGAGAAGAAGTTTGAGGGGGTAA AGATTGCTGGCAAAATATGGCTCTCTAATTACTGTGATCTCCTTTATGGTCCTGTTTGTGTACCTGATCGTCACCCCATCAAAATCCAATGCCGGCAAAGGAAGCAAGAAGAAGCGCTAAACATCAAGAGATTAGATTTTAATGGATAG